TCTGGCTCCGCAACATTTCAACATCCCAACCTTACATCTGCCTTTATATGCGTTACTTGTTCAGGTATAATGCTTATTTATTCAAACAGGTATTTTGCATAAATTCAATGTTAGCATCTTGAATATGCACAATGCCCACTCTTCTATAGACAGGATGGTTCAAGATGGTCTCGTTTATCATTACGCTAAAAAGATTGCTTAAAGGCATTTTCCATGCCTTCAAGGACCAGAAGTTCCTGGCTCTGTTTGTATTAACTGCGGCGACACTTCTCTCGGGCACGTTATTCTATACTCGCGTTGAAGGTCTGCACTGGATTGATGCCCTCTATTTCTGCGCAGTAACTCTAACGACGGTGGGGCATCCGGATTTTGTACCATCGACCGGATTCGGCAAGGCTTTTACAGTCATCTATATGTTCGCAGGTATCGGCCTCACCTTCGCCATGATTGCCAGAATTACAGCAGGTATTCTATTTCCCCGCAAATTGCAGACAGAAGAGAACCCGGAGTAGTCTCCGGGTTATTCGTATAATGCATCCCGCAGCTTGGTAGACATACGCGACTCTTTGGAAGAGGACTTCAGAATCGTTCTGCGCAACGTCAGATTACTGGCTTGCAGCCGCTCCGCTTCAGCGAACAAGTCTGCAAACAACGCCTGCGCAGCTTCGTCAAGGACTGACTGTCCTTTCAAATGTTCATATCGCTCTTGTAATTCGGATAATGCTTCACTCATCGTTAACACCTCTTTTCAATCGCTCCTGGCTTATGTATTACACTGCCGTAACCAACAGCTTAACAATCCATATAGTAACACAAAGCTGCTCAGATTAGTTCTGGCTCTTACTAAAGATTTTGTGGTACTCTGTAATGGTCGCTTTTTTTTGTTGAATCCCGTATGTGAGAGGAGTAGCAGAACTGTGCAAACAGGACGAATTACCGTAATTACAGGACCTATGTTTAGTGAAAAATCCGGTGAACTCATTCGCCGTTGTCAGAAATTAATTCAATTTGGCCGTAAAAAGGTCGTTGCTTACAAACCTGCCGAAGATGATCGGTTTGCCCAAGACGAGATTGTTAGCCGAATCGGCTATCGTCTGCCTGCCCATTCCATTCCCCGGCAATTGACCCCGGAATCCGTAGAGATGATCCTGACTCAGACCAAAGATGCTGATGTTGTTGCATTTGATGAAGTACAATTCTTCAGCAGTGCC
This window of the Paenibacillus marchantiae genome carries:
- a CDS encoding potassium channel family protein: MVSFIITLKRLLKGIFHAFKDQKFLALFVLTAATLLSGTLFYTRVEGLHWIDALYFCAVTLTTVGHPDFVPSTGFGKAFTVIYMFAGIGLTFAMIARITAGILFPRKLQTEENPE